The sequence ccctagggtttcccttttttctatttaagttGATAGTCACTGTGTATTCTTTGTATCAGTCATATAATAAAAATCCTTCAtctcgtggttttttctccctgattagggttttccacgtaaaccttGTGTGTGctattttctttctctactcTGTCTTTTTCATCAACAAGACTATGCCCTTACTACATTTAGTTGTCAAGGAAACTCATAGGATACTAAATTTTAGGTCGGTGGTTATCAGGGCTTGGACTCATTCTCTCTGAGCTCTTTATTACTTAGCACTTATCGACCGAGATGCCAACCTAGAGTGGTTTACCCCTTTAAAGTCTATTGAACTCTTGGAATCTAAAAACAGATATCCATAATCAAGAATCTGTAAAGGAAACATCTATATCTTAAAAATTTTTTAATGCACTATCTCAAGATGGAAGGTTGAGTTGATGTGGTAAGCCTTTTGTTACTACCAATACGATTGCAGTGTCATGTAAAAAGTTGAAATGGAAGAGTAgtagaaaaagataaaattatattaatactTTTTAGTAAGAATAATCTAACTTACTAGAATGGTCCTCATGAAAATTGTGACACCAATGTCTTGTTGACATAAAAAAATGAAGAGTAagttaaaactatatgataatTGTTTCAATTTCTCCTCCAATGTAACAAAAAGGAAATGTTTGGAAGTCAAAGAGCAAGTTTCGTTTCCATGACTAAGTAGGCATTGGCATTCATTGCCTTCACTGTAAAGGAGATGGAGTGGTATCTGCATGATTAGTCAACGAGAGATCTATGTTCCTTCTATGCCTTCTTTCCAAGAAAGCTGGTTTCAAAGGCGTTTGAACAATTTCAAACTTGTATGTTAGCATAGCAACAATCTCAGACATTGCAGGTCTTAGATTTCCATGAGGTTGAAGGCATAACAAAGCAACCTGAATTGCATGTGCTACATTCTTCTCCAAATATCCACCATCCTTCATCCTTGGATCCACTAGTTCGGTGAGTGCAGACCTCTCATATAGTTTCCATGCCTGCATATTAGTATAGTTGAATAGTCATATCAGAATGTCTTAAAATTGACAAATACTGGACAATAGTTGTGGGATTCTATGCATGTACATATTCAGGAAGATATTGCATTTCGGTTGGTAAAGAAAGATTTGTGTTTTTCCTGCCACTGATGATTTCTAGCACAAGAACTCCAAAGCTGTATACATCTGCCTTCTCTGACAGTTCTCCCCTAATTGCATATTCCGGCGCTGTGTAACCTCTGAACAAATGAAGAGCATGTGATAAAACTATCAATATAACAGAATATTACATCAAATTGTTTAGCCTAGCCAGTGATTTATCAGAAGGCTTACAGAGTTCCAGCAAATGTAGTGCTTAGGTATGCTTGGTCATCAGGGAAGAACCTAGCCAGCCCAAAATCACCAATCTTCGGTTGAAATTTGTCATCAAGAAGAATGTTGTTTGCTTTGATGTCTCGGTGAATAATTCTTAGATGGGAATCCTCATGTAGATACTGCAACCCTTTGGCAATGCCTCTGATAATCTTCAATCTGGTGTTCCAGTTGAGGATTTGGTCACTTCCACCTGTTTTGTAAGAATTTTGATGTTCAACATTATTGTATTGGCAGGTCAAGGGTAGGGAAGATCACAACTTATAGAGAAGAACTATTAGTAATACCATATATTATGAGATCTAAACTCCTGTTCTCCATATATTCATACACGAGTAGCCGTTGAGGCCCATCAGAGCAACAACCAAGCAGGCGAACAAGGTTCTTGTGTTGGATGCTTGTTATTAGTCTGACCTCTGATAGAAATTCTGGCTCTCCCTGTTGGG comes from Benincasa hispida cultivar B227 chromosome 2, ASM972705v1, whole genome shotgun sequence and encodes:
- the LOC120071118 gene encoding putative serine/threonine-protein kinase, which codes for MKSSSSLLHSPVFCFFLGMLVVVVILLILILIFRKSIKQNKVVKLLRQTGTTQASTDLLSENLHSLSYFDFHTLKKATKNFNPKNLLGQGGFGPVYLGTLEDGRMVAIKKLSLNKSQQGEPEFLSEVRLITSIQHKNLVRLLGCCSDGPQRLLVYEYMENRSLDLIIYGGSDQILNWNTRLKIIRGIAKGLQYLHEDSHLRIIHRDIKANNILLDDKFQPKIGDFGLARFFPDDQAYLSTTFAGTLGYTAPEYAIRGELSEKADVYSFGVLVLEIISGRKNTNLSLPTEMQYLPEYAWKLYERSALTELVDPRMKDGGYLEKNVAHAIQVALLCLQPHGNLRPAMSEIVAMLTYKFEIVQTPLKPAFLERRHRRNIDLSLTNHADTTPSPLQ